One genomic region from Salvia hispanica cultivar TCC Black 2014 chromosome 2, UniMelb_Shisp_WGS_1.0, whole genome shotgun sequence encodes:
- the LOC125203997 gene encoding protein CDI-like: MAGAADLHCSNGVEVKNSDPNSVNSSEIHRNGNAKGFKIFVGYDPREDIAYEVCRYSLLKRASIPIEISPIKQSELRELGVYWRERGKLESTEFSFSRFLTPYLANYEGWAMFMDCDFLYLDDIKKLVDLIDDRYAIMCVQHDYTPKETTKMDGAVQTVYPRKNWSSMVLYNCGHPKNRSLTPELVNKETGAFLHRFQWLDDDEIGEVPFVWNFLVGHNRVVEGDESTFPKAIHYTLGGPWFKEWKDCEFGDLWLSELEEYQKGDATKGD; the protein is encoded by the coding sequence ATGGCGGGTGCCGCGGATTTGCATTGCTCCAACGGCGTCGAGGTAAAGAATTCCGATCCCAATTCCGTGAATTCGAGTGAGATTCATCGAAATGGGAATGCCAAGGGTTTCAAGATTTTCGTAGGGTATGATCCTAGGGAAGACATTGCTTATGAGGTGTGCCGTTATTCTCTATTGAAGAGGGCTTCGATCCCTATTGAGATTTCCCCTATTAAGCAATCTGAGCTTCGTGAATTGGGGGTTTATTGGCGGGAGAGGGGGAAATTGGAGAGCACTGAGTTCTCATTTTCGCGTTTCTTGACGCCTTACCTAGCGAATTACGAGGGATGGGCCATGTTTATGGATTGTGACTTCTTGTACTTGGATGATATCAAGAAGCTGGTGGACTTGATCGATGACCGGTACGCGATCATGTGCGTGCAGCACGACTACACGCCTAAGGAGACCACGAAGATGGATGGCGCGGTGCAGACTGTGTATCCTAGGAAGAACTGGTCTTCCATGGTGTTGTACAATTGCGGCCACCCCAAGAATAGGAGCTTGACACCCGAGCTGGTGAATAAGGAGACGGGGGCGTTTCTCCATAGGTTTCAGTGGCTGGATGATGATGAGATTGGGGAGGTCCCGTTTGTGTGGAATTTCCTTGTTGGACACAACAGGGTTGTGGAGGGCGATGAGAGCACGTTCCCTAAGGCCATACATTACACGCTTGGTGGGCCGTGGTTTAAGGAGTGGAAGGATTGTGAGTTTGGTGATCTTTGGCTGAGTGAGTTGGAGGAGTACCAGAAGGGTGATGCGACGAAGGGAGATTAG
- the LOC125207710 gene encoding katanin p60 ATPase-containing subunit A1-like — translation MVGASLSGLQDHVKLAREYAVEGLYDTAVIFFDGAIAQINKHLNTVDDPLLRSKWMNVKKAISEETEVVKQLDAEKRSFKEVHVGRRPNSPPISTKSSFVFQPLDEYPTSSGAPMDDHDPDVWRPPSRDPTGRRPTRSGQVGMRKSPQDGAWARGGSAKAAPRGGRTGASSKVNTGVRASSTGKKGSVKSTTGKSDSVNGDAEEGKPKKVQYEGPDADLAAMLERDVLDSSPGVRWDDVAGLSEAKRLLEEAVVLPLWMPEYFQGIRRPWKGVLMFGPPGTGKTLLAKAVATECGTTFFNVSSATLASKWRGESERMVRCLFDLARAHAPSTIFIDEIDSLCNSRGASGEHESSRRVKSELLVQVDGVNASSTNEDGTRKIVMVLAATNFPWDIDEALRRRLEKRIYIPLPNFESRKELIRINLKTVQVAPDVDIDDVARRTEGYSGDDLTNVCRDASLNGMRRKIAGKTRDEIKNMAKDDISNDPIAMCDFLEAITKVQPSVSAADIEKHEKWFADFGSA, via the exons atggTAGGTGCTTCTCTGTCTGGATTGCAAGATCATGTGAAGTTAGCGAGAGAGTACGCAGTGGAAGGCCTCTACGACACTGCTGTTATCTTCTTCGATGGCGCAATTGCTCAGATCAACAA gcaTTTGAATACGGTTGATGATCCATTGCTTCGTTCAAAGTGGATGAATGTAAAAAAGGCCATATCAGAAGAAACAGAGGTAGTGAAACAGTTAGATGCTGAGAAAAGGTCATTTAAGGAAGTTCATGTCGGTAGACGGCCTAATTCTCCTCCTATTTCGACCAAATCCTCGTTTGTTTTCCAACCGCTGGATGAGTATCCTACGTCTTCTGGTGCCCCTATGGATGACCATGACCCTGATGTGTGGAGGCCGCCTAGTCGAGATCCTACAGGTAGGAGACCTACAAGAAGCGGTCAAGTGGGAATGAGGAAGTCGCCACAAGATGGAGCTTGGGCTCGTGGGGGTTCAGCAAAAGCAGCTCCACGGGGAGGTAGGACAGGTGCTTCTAGTAAGGTCAACACTGGAGTCCGAGCATCAAGTACTGGAAAGAAAGGCTCTGTCAAGTCTACCACTGGGAAATCAGATTCCGTA AATGGGGATGCTGAAGAGGGAAAACCCAAAAAAGTACAATATGAAGGGCCTGATGCCGACTTGGCAGCTATGCTTGAAAGGGATGTCTTGGATTCCAGTCCTGGCGTTAGATGGGATGATGTGGCTGGGCTAAGTGAAGCAAAAAGACTTCTAGAGGAAGCTGTGGTGCTTCCCCTGTGGATGCCAGAATATTTCCAG GGAATCCGCAGGCCGTGGAAAGGTGTCCTCATGTTTGGCCCCCCAGGTACTGGAAAAACTCTCCTTGCAAAAGCAGTCGCAACTGAGTGCGGGACAACTTTTTTCAATGTTTCTTCTGCGACCTTGGCTTCAAAATGGCGCGGAGAAAGTGAAAGAATGGTTCGGTGTTTATTTGATCTGGCACGAGCTCATGCTCCAAGTAccatatttatagatgaaataGATTCTCTCTGCAATTCTCGTGG GGCTTCTGGGGAACATGAGTCATCCAGAAGGGTGAAGTCTGAACTTCTAGTTCAAGTAGATGGTGTCAATGCTTCCTCAACTAATGAAGACGGTACACGCAAGATTGTGATGGTTTTAGCAGCTACGAATTTTCCTTGGGATATAGATGAAGCACTGAG GAGACGGTTGGAGAAAAGAATTTACATCCCTTTACCTAATTTTGAAAGTCGCAAAGAGCTGATACggataaatttgaaaactgTACAG GTAGCTCCAGATGTAGATATTGATGATGTTGCCCGTCGCACAGAGGGATACAGTGGAGATGATCTAACAAATGTCTGTCGTGATGCTTCACTGAACGGCATGAGGCGCAAGATAGCAGGCAAGACGCGCGATGAGATCAAGAACATGGCCAAGGACGATATTTCAAACGATCCGATTGCAATGTGTGACTTTCTAGAAGCCATCACAAAGGTTCAGCCTAGTGTTTCAGCAGCTGACATTGAGAAACATGAGAAGTGGTTTGCTGATTTTGGATCAGCTTAA